A stretch of DNA from Anaerobacillus isosaccharinicus:
CACGTGTAGTACCTGGAATGAAGAATGGTATCCACCATGTAACAGGTGTTGAACATAACGAGCAAGGAAAACCATCGGAAGATCCGACTAATCGTATTAATCAAATGAATAAGCGTTTAACTAAGCTTAATACATTACATGAGACTTTCTCTAATCCGATTTTTGCTAATGCTCCTCATGAAGAAGCTGATTTACTGATTATCGGATTTAATTCAACTAGAGGAACGATTGAAGAGATACTACCACGCTTTGATGCTGATGGTTTAAAAGTAAATCATGCTCAAGTCCGTTTAGTACATCCGTTTCCAGTAGATGAGCTTAAGCCATTAATGGATAAAGCTAAAAAGGTTGTTGTTGTTGAAAATAATGCAACTGGACAACTTGCTTCAATTATTAAGATGAATATTAATTGTACATTAGAAAATATTCTGAAGTATGACGGAAACCCATTCTTACCATCAGAAATTTATAATCAATGCAAGGAGTTGTTATAAATGTCTACATTTAAAGACTTCCGAAATAATATAAAGCCTAACTGGTGTCCAGGATGTGGTGACTTCTCAGTACAAGCAGCTATTCAAAGAGCAGCTGCAAATGTAGGGCTAGAGCCAGAAAACCTTGCAGTAGTGTCAGGAATTGGATGTTCAGGTCGTATCTCAGGTTATATAAACTCATATGGCTTCCATGGAATTCATGGTCGTTCATTACCGATTGCCCAAGGTGTAAAAATGGCTAATCGTGACTTAACTGTTATTGCTTCTGGTGGAGACGGCGATGGGTTTGCCATCGGGATGGGTCACACTGTCCACGCGATCAGAAGAAACATTGATGTGACTTATATCGTTATGGATAATCAAATCTACGGCTTAACAAAAGGTCAAACATCACCTCGAAGTGAAATGGGCTTTAAAACTAAGAGTACGCCAACGGGTTCAATAGAATCAGCGATTGGTATCATGGAGTTAGCAATCTCTGCTGGCGCTGGATTCGTTGCTCAAAGTTTTTCAAGTGACCTAAAAGAATTAACGTCGATTATTGAACAAGGAATTAACCATAAAGGATTTTCATTCATTAATGTATTTAGCCCATGCGTAACGTTTAACAAAGTTAATACTTATGAATGGTTTAAAGAAAACATTGTGAAGTTAGACTCAATTGAAGGTTATGACCCAACAAGTCGTGCTCAAGCTGTTAATACTTTAATGGAACACAATGGATTAGTTACAGGATTAATCTATCAAAATAAAGAGAGACCTTCATATGAGCAATTAGTTCATGGCTTTAAAGAAACTCCTTTAGTTAATCAAGACATTACTCTTGAAAAAGATACATTTGATCAATTGCTAACTGAATTTATGTAGAAAAAAGCTGACGAAAGTCAGCTTTTTTTAATTTTGAATTATGAATTATGAATTATGAATGAAATTGACTTAAGAACCGCTTCCAATAATTCTACATTTTACATTCTACATTTATAAGGGAATCGGTACACTATTGAGTTTACCTTAAAAACCATATATACTAGAACATTGGTACGTATATAAAAGAAAAGGAGAATTGCCATGAATGAACAACAAAAAAAGCAAATGACAATAAACCTAGAACCTTCTTCTGCGGACAAAAAATCCGGCCAGAAAAAAGACTATGGTGTATACTTTCAAACAACGTTTACCCAACCTAGCTTAAAAGAAGCAAAACGTCGTGGAAAAGAAGATGTTCAAGTCCATTATGATTTTGATATACCTGAAGATATGCGCGGCTTAGGAAAAGGAAGGAAGTTTCTTGTCCGGACTTATGGCTGTCAAATGAATGAGCATGATTCGGAAAATATGGCAGGGATTTTATTGGACATGGGGTTTGAACCAACAACTCAAACCGAAGAAGCTGATGTGATCCTTCTAAATACTTGTGCAATTCGTGAAAATGCTGAAAATAAAGTGTTTGGAGAAATTGGTCACTTAAAGCCTTTAAAAACAGAGAAGCCTGGTCTGATTATTGGTGTTTGTGGCTGTATGTCGCAAGAGGAATCCGTTGTAAATAAAATTTTAAAGAAGCATCAACATGTTGATCTTATTTTTGGTACACACAACATTCATCG
This window harbors:
- a CDS encoding 2-oxoacid:ferredoxin oxidoreductase subunit beta, whose translation is MSTFKDFRNNIKPNWCPGCGDFSVQAAIQRAAANVGLEPENLAVVSGIGCSGRISGYINSYGFHGIHGRSLPIAQGVKMANRDLTVIASGGDGDGFAIGMGHTVHAIRRNIDVTYIVMDNQIYGLTKGQTSPRSEMGFKTKSTPTGSIESAIGIMELAISAGAGFVAQSFSSDLKELTSIIEQGINHKGFSFINVFSPCVTFNKVNTYEWFKENIVKLDSIEGYDPTSRAQAVNTLMEHNGLVTGLIYQNKERPSYEQLVHGFKETPLVNQDITLEKDTFDQLLTEFM